From Anolis carolinensis isolate JA03-04 unplaced genomic scaffold, rAnoCar3.1.pri scaffold_8, whole genome shotgun sequence, a single genomic window includes:
- the tm2d2 gene encoding TM2 domain-containing protein 2, translating into MVGGGPVSYALLCGQAALLLGNLLLLQGVSRSHQHNATESSGDSGAEQPPDAGSTSTAPWAYQGPYSPLVRCDHLPEEFIDCEAPVDLAGNASAREEQGYGCLKFGGQAYSDVSHTLVFCRVLDGIECAGEQTFLRGNKPCIKYTGHYFITTLLYSFFLGCFGVDRFCLGHTGTAVGKLLTLGGLGIWWFVDLILLITGGLMPSDGSNWCTIY; encoded by the exons ATGGTCGGCGGAGGCCCGGTGAGCTACGCGCTGCTCTGCGGCCAAGCGGCGCtgctcctcggcaacctcctcttGCTCCAAGGCGTCTCCCGGAGCCACCAGCACAACGCCACCGAAAGCTCTGGGGACTCAGGCGCGGAGCAACCCCCGGACGCCGGCTCTACTTCCACAGCGCCTTGGGCCTATCAAGGGCCCTACTCGCCGCTCGTCCGCTGCGACCATTT GCCGGAGGAGTTCATTGACTGCGAAGCGCCTGTGGATCTTGCTGGGAACGCCAGTGCCAGGGAAGAGCAGGGCTATGGATGCCTCAAG TTTGGTGGCCAAGCCTACAGTGACGTGAGCCACACTCTGGTCTTCTGCAGGGTGCTGGATGGCATTGAGTGTGCAGGAGAGCAGACCTTCCTGCGTGGGAACAAACCATGCATCAA GTACACGGGGCACTACTTCATCACCACCCTCCTCTACTCCTTTTTCCTGGGTTGCTTCGGAGTGGACCGGTTCTGCTTGGGGCACACAGGCACCGCAGTGGGCAAGCTCCTTACATTGGGCGGACTCGGGATTTGGTGGTTTGTGGACCTGATCCTCCTCATCACTGGGGGATTGATGCCCAGCGACGGAAGCAACTGGTGCACCATTTATTAG